A stretch of Bordetella genomosp. 13 DNA encodes these proteins:
- a CDS encoding efflux transporter outer membrane subunit, translating to MRFALKPLSSMALAAALAGCSLAPTYERPAAPVDAAYPTGPAYDRQAGQGTPVQGAAADVGWRDFFRDPVLQRLIELSLADNRDLRVAALNVEVARAQYRIERADLLPGLGVAGTAQAQRTPGDLTQSGNAATSRSYQVGLATTAWELDLFGRIRSLSEQALQTYLAQDETRIATQLALIAETANAYLTLRADQELLGLTRDTFKAQKESYDLTRQSYDLGVATDLDLSQAEISLRTAEANLSQYTRQVAQDRNALVLLIGQPLPADVAAQLDQVRPLPDDVLPLDLPAGLPSDLLVRRPDIRAAEHLLQGANANIGAARAAFFPSISLTGSIGTASASLGGLFDSGSGAWSFAPQITTPIFAGGSLLAGLDVAKLQKRIEIARYEQAIQAGFREVADALAGRGTLDEQIRSQRLLVDASQRAYTVSRQRFDQGIDNYLTVLDSQRSLYSAQQTLINTRLARLSNLIALYRALGGGWTEHTVATQPAAAQAGQG from the coding sequence ATGCGGTTCGCCCTCAAGCCTCTGTCGTCCATGGCGCTGGCGGCCGCCCTCGCGGGCTGCTCCCTGGCACCCACTTACGAACGTCCCGCCGCGCCGGTGGACGCTGCCTATCCCACCGGCCCGGCGTACGACCGGCAGGCCGGGCAGGGCACGCCCGTGCAGGGCGCCGCGGCCGACGTGGGTTGGCGCGATTTCTTCCGCGATCCGGTGCTGCAGCGGCTGATCGAGCTGTCGCTAGCCGACAACCGCGACCTGCGCGTGGCCGCGCTGAACGTCGAGGTGGCGCGCGCGCAGTACCGCATCGAGCGCGCCGACCTGCTGCCGGGCCTCGGGGTGGCGGGCACGGCGCAGGCCCAGCGCACGCCGGGCGACCTGACCCAGTCGGGCAACGCCGCCACCAGCCGCAGCTACCAGGTGGGCCTGGCCACCACGGCGTGGGAACTGGACCTGTTCGGCCGCATCCGCAGCCTCAGCGAACAGGCGCTGCAGACTTACCTGGCGCAGGACGAGACCCGCATCGCCACGCAACTCGCCCTGATCGCGGAAACGGCCAACGCCTATCTGACGCTGCGCGCCGACCAGGAACTGCTGGGCCTGACCCGCGATACGTTCAAGGCCCAGAAAGAGTCATACGACCTGACCCGCCAGAGCTACGACCTGGGCGTGGCCACCGACCTCGACCTGAGCCAGGCCGAGATCTCGCTGCGCACCGCCGAAGCAAATCTGTCGCAGTACACGCGGCAGGTGGCGCAGGACCGCAACGCGCTGGTGCTGCTCATCGGCCAGCCGCTGCCCGCCGACGTGGCGGCGCAGCTGGACCAGGTGCGCCCGCTGCCCGACGACGTGCTGCCGCTGGATCTGCCGGCCGGCCTGCCGTCCGACCTGCTGGTGCGCCGTCCCGACATCCGGGCCGCCGAGCACCTGCTGCAGGGCGCCAACGCCAACATCGGCGCGGCGCGCGCGGCGTTCTTTCCCAGCATCAGCCTGACCGGCAGCATAGGCACGGCCAGCGCCAGCCTGGGCGGCCTGTTCGATTCGGGCTCGGGAGCCTGGAGCTTCGCGCCCCAGATCACCACGCCCATCTTCGCCGGCGGCTCGCTGCTGGCCGGGCTGGACGTGGCCAAGCTGCAGAAGCGCATCGAGATCGCGCGCTACGAGCAGGCCATCCAGGCCGGCTTCCGCGAAGTGGCCGACGCGCTGGCCGGACGCGGCACGCTGGACGAGCAGATCCGCTCGCAGCGGCTGCTGGTGGACGCCAGCCAGCGCGCCTACACGGTGTCGCGGCAGCGCTTCGACCAGGGCATCGACAACTACCTGACGGTGCTGGATTCGCAGCGTTCGCTGTACTCGGCGCAGCAGACCCTGATCAATACGCGCCTGGCGCGGCTGTCCAACCTGATCGCGCTGTACCGGGCGCTGGGCGGGGGCTGGACCGAGCACACCGTCGCCACGCAGCCCGCCGCCGCGCAGGCGGGGCAGGGCTGA
- a CDS encoding GlsB/YeaQ/YmgE family stress response membrane protein: protein MSIIIMIIVGFVVGLIARAIMPGNQSMGIIMTTLLGIVGAVVAGFLGQSLGWYQPGEPAGWIASVVGAIIVLFVVGLVTRKRV, encoded by the coding sequence ATGAGCATCATCATCATGATCATCGTTGGTTTTGTCGTGGGGCTGATCGCACGGGCCATCATGCCGGGCAATCAGAGCATGGGCATCATCATGACCACCCTCCTGGGCATCGTGGGTGCAGTGGTGGCCGGTTTCCTCGGCCAGTCGCTGGGCTGGTACCAGCCGGGCGAGCCCGCGGGCTGGATCGCCTCGGTGGTGGGCGCGATCATCGTGCTGTTCGTCGTGGGCCTGGTCACCCGCAAGCGCGTCTGA
- a CDS encoding SCO family protein — MPQLFSARPWRALLLGLCVLLAACSERSEDWSLYNVRGHLPDLQFKLAGAGGKTVSSDDMRGKAVLLFFGYASCPDICPTTMAQLSAVVQQLGDQADRVRIVFVSVDPHRDTPDMLQAYVDAFNKQAVGLTGTEKQIADLARRYRVAYQIEKPRPGDAPDTYEVTHSRGVYIFDGRGKARLLASDTDSVAAVTGDLKRLLASAD, encoded by the coding sequence ATGCCGCAACTCTTTTCAGCACGTCCATGGCGCGCCCTGCTGCTGGGCCTGTGCGTATTGCTGGCCGCCTGCAGCGAACGCTCGGAAGACTGGTCGCTGTACAACGTGCGCGGGCACCTGCCCGATCTGCAGTTCAAACTCGCCGGCGCCGGCGGCAAAACGGTATCCAGCGATGACATGCGCGGCAAGGCGGTGCTGCTGTTTTTCGGCTATGCCAGCTGCCCCGACATCTGCCCCACGACCATGGCGCAGCTGTCCGCGGTGGTGCAACAACTGGGCGACCAGGCCGACCGCGTGCGCATCGTGTTCGTCAGCGTCGACCCGCACCGCGACACGCCGGACATGCTGCAGGCCTATGTCGATGCGTTCAACAAGCAGGCCGTGGGCCTGACGGGCACGGAGAAGCAGATCGCCGACCTGGCGCGGCGCTACCGCGTGGCCTACCAGATCGAAAAGCCCCGGCCGGGCGACGCGCCCGACACATACGAGGTCACGCACAGCCGCGGCGTCTACATCTTCGACGGCCGGGGCAAGGCTCGCCTGCTGGCTTCGGACACCGACAGCGTCGCCGCCGTCACCGGCGACCTCAAGCGCCTGCTGGCCTCCGCCGACTGA
- a CDS encoding response regulator transcription factor, which translates to MNTPHLSSTVFIVDDDEAVRDSLRWLLEANGYRVRAYSSAETFLDEYDASQVGVLIADVRMPGMSGLELQEQLLARNAPLPIVFITGHGDVPMAVSTMKKGAVDFLEKPFNEADLREIVARMLEQAVQRVSKFQAQKDHEAMLARLTAREQQVLERIVAGRLNKQIADDLGISIKTVEAHRANIMEKLEVTTVADLMKVALAKPEAHA; encoded by the coding sequence ATGAACACCCCACACCTGTCGAGCACGGTATTCATTGTTGACGACGACGAGGCCGTCCGCGACTCGCTGCGCTGGCTGCTGGAAGCCAACGGCTACCGCGTGCGGGCCTACTCCAGCGCCGAGACCTTCCTGGACGAATACGACGCCAGCCAGGTCGGCGTGCTGATCGCCGACGTGCGCATGCCGGGCATGAGCGGCCTGGAACTGCAGGAGCAGCTGCTCGCCCGCAATGCCCCCCTGCCCATCGTCTTCATCACCGGCCACGGCGACGTGCCCATGGCCGTGTCCACCATGAAGAAGGGAGCGGTCGACTTCCTGGAAAAACCCTTCAACGAGGCCGACCTGCGCGAGATCGTGGCCCGCATGCTCGAGCAGGCGGTGCAGCGCGTCAGCAAGTTCCAGGCGCAGAAGGATCACGAAGCCATGCTGGCGCGCCTGACGGCGCGCGAACAGCAGGTGCTCGAGCGCATCGTCGCCGGGCGCCTGAACAAGCAGATCGCCGACGACCTCGGCATCAGCATCAAGACCGTCGAGGCGCACCGCGCCAACATCATGGAAAAACTGGAAGTCACTACCGTCGCCGACCTGATGAAGGTCGCGCTGGCGAAACCCGAGGCTCATGCATGA
- the aceE gene encoding pyruvate dehydrogenase (acetyl-transferring), homodimeric type, with amino-acid sequence MSSHAQAGALAAANDDDTLETQEWLEALAAVLDREGPERAHYLLERLIDLARRSGAHIPFSPNTAYVNTIPVGLQPAHPGNLELEARIRSYVRWNAMAMVVKANKHNPPDGGDLGGHIASFASLATMIGCGQNHFWHAESEDHGGDLVYFQGHSSPGVYGRAYLEGRLTTEQLDNFRQEVDGKGLSSYPHPKLMPDFWQFPTVSMGLGPLMAIYQARFLKYLHARGIADTAKRKVWVFCGDGEMDEPESLGAIALAAREKLDNLIFVINCNLQRLDGPVRGNGKIIQELEGDFRGSGWNVVKLIWGGYWDPLLAADKEGILRRVMEESVDGEYQAYKANDGKFVREHFFGKHPKLLEMVARMSDEDVWRLNRGGHDPHKVYAAFQAAATHTGQPTVILAKTIKGYGMGHVGQAKNPTHQQKKLELEAIREFRDRFAIPIPDDQLEKVPYFKPAEDSPEMKYMHERRKALGGYLPKRREKADEQLKVPTLDAFKAVLEPTPEGREISTTQAFVRVFNTILRDKQIGSRAVPILADESRTFGMEGLFRQIGIYAPEGQKYVPVDKDQVMYYKESVDGQLLQEGINEAGAMSSWIAAATSYSTNNRIMIPFFIYYSMFGFQRIGDLAWAAGDMQARGFLLGGTAGRTTLNGEGLQHEDGHSHILSSTIPNCVSYDPTFAHELAVIVQHGLKRMVEDQENVYYYLTVMNENYPQPGLTPGDEEGIIRGMYKLKSHGKGKNRVQLMGSGTILREVLAAQDLLEADWGVASDVWSVTSFTELRRNGLDADRHNLLNPEAEPQKAYVTQQLEGTEGPVIASTDYMKLFADQIRPFVPAGRAYRVLGTDGFGRSDFRSKLREHFEVDRHFVVLAALRALADEGKVPAAKVSEAIKKYGINPAKANPQYA; translated from the coding sequence ATGTCCTCTCACGCCCAGGCCGGCGCCCTAGCCGCCGCCAACGACGACGATACCCTCGAGACCCAGGAATGGCTGGAAGCGCTGGCCGCGGTGCTGGATCGCGAAGGCCCTGAGCGTGCCCATTATCTGCTCGAGCGCCTGATCGACCTGGCGCGCCGCTCGGGGGCACACATCCCGTTCTCGCCGAACACCGCGTACGTCAACACCATCCCCGTGGGCCTGCAGCCTGCGCATCCTGGCAACCTCGAACTCGAAGCGCGCATCCGCTCGTACGTGCGCTGGAACGCCATGGCCATGGTGGTCAAGGCCAACAAGCACAATCCGCCCGATGGCGGCGACCTGGGCGGCCACATCGCCTCGTTCGCCTCGCTGGCCACCATGATCGGCTGCGGCCAGAATCACTTCTGGCACGCCGAGAGCGAAGACCACGGCGGCGACCTGGTCTACTTCCAGGGCCACTCGTCGCCCGGCGTCTATGGCCGCGCCTACCTCGAAGGCCGCCTGACCACCGAGCAGCTCGACAACTTCCGCCAGGAAGTCGACGGCAAGGGGCTCTCGTCGTATCCGCATCCCAAGCTGATGCCCGACTTCTGGCAGTTCCCCACCGTGTCCATGGGCCTGGGCCCGCTGATGGCCATCTACCAGGCGCGCTTCCTGAAGTACCTGCACGCCCGCGGCATCGCCGACACCGCCAAGCGCAAGGTGTGGGTGTTCTGCGGCGACGGCGAGATGGACGAACCCGAATCGCTGGGCGCCATCGCCCTGGCCGCGCGCGAGAAGCTCGACAACCTGATCTTCGTCATCAACTGCAACCTGCAGCGCCTGGACGGGCCGGTGCGCGGCAACGGCAAGATCATCCAGGAACTCGAGGGCGATTTCCGCGGCTCGGGCTGGAACGTCGTCAAGCTGATCTGGGGCGGCTACTGGGATCCGCTGCTGGCCGCCGACAAGGAAGGCATCCTGCGCCGCGTGATGGAAGAGAGCGTCGACGGCGAGTACCAGGCTTACAAGGCCAACGACGGCAAGTTCGTGCGCGAGCACTTCTTCGGCAAGCATCCCAAGCTGCTCGAGATGGTCGCCCGCATGAGCGACGAGGACGTATGGCGCCTGAACCGCGGCGGCCACGATCCGCACAAGGTCTACGCGGCCTTCCAGGCGGCCGCCACCCATACCGGCCAGCCCACCGTCATCCTGGCCAAAACCATCAAGGGCTATGGCATGGGCCACGTCGGCCAGGCCAAGAACCCCACGCACCAGCAGAAAAAGCTCGAGCTCGAAGCCATCCGCGAGTTCCGCGACCGCTTCGCCATTCCCATCCCGGACGACCAGCTCGAGAAGGTGCCGTACTTCAAGCCGGCCGAGGATTCGCCCGAGATGAAGTACATGCACGAACGCCGCAAGGCCCTGGGCGGCTACCTGCCCAAGCGCCGTGAAAAGGCCGACGAGCAGCTCAAGGTGCCGACGCTGGACGCCTTCAAGGCCGTGCTCGAGCCCACTCCCGAAGGCCGCGAAATCTCGACCACGCAGGCCTTCGTGCGCGTGTTCAACACCATCCTGCGCGACAAGCAGATCGGTTCGCGCGCGGTGCCCATCCTGGCCGACGAATCGCGCACGTTCGGCATGGAAGGCCTGTTCCGCCAGATCGGCATCTATGCGCCCGAAGGGCAGAAGTACGTGCCGGTCGACAAGGACCAGGTCATGTACTACAAGGAGTCGGTCGACGGCCAACTGCTGCAGGAAGGCATCAACGAAGCGGGCGCCATGAGCTCGTGGATCGCGGCGGCCACGTCGTACTCCACGAACAACCGCATCATGATCCCGTTCTTCATCTACTACTCGATGTTCGGGTTCCAGCGCATCGGCGACCTGGCCTGGGCCGCCGGCGACATGCAGGCGCGCGGCTTCCTGCTGGGCGGCACCGCGGGGCGCACCACGCTCAACGGCGAAGGCCTGCAGCACGAGGACGGCCACAGCCACATCCTGTCGTCCACCATCCCGAATTGCGTGTCGTACGACCCGACGTTCGCGCACGAGCTGGCCGTCATCGTCCAGCACGGCTTGAAGCGCATGGTCGAAGACCAGGAGAACGTGTACTACTACCTGACCGTGATGAACGAGAACTACCCGCAGCCCGGCCTCACGCCCGGTGACGAGGAAGGCATCATCCGCGGCATGTACAAGCTGAAGTCGCACGGCAAGGGCAAGAACCGCGTCCAGCTGATGGGCTCGGGCACCATCCTGCGCGAAGTGCTGGCCGCGCAGGATCTGCTGGAAGCCGACTGGGGCGTCGCCTCCGACGTCTGGAGCGTCACCAGCTTCACCGAGCTGCGCCGCAACGGCCTGGACGCCGACCGCCACAACCTGCTGAATCCGGAAGCCGAGCCGCAGAAGGCCTACGTCACGCAACAGCTGGAAGGCACCGAAGGCCCCGTCATCGCGTCCACCGACTACATGAAGCTGTTCGCCGACCAGATCCGTCCGTTCGTGCCGGCCGGCCGCGCGTACCGCGTGCTGGGCACCGATGGCTTCGGCCGTTCGGATTTCCGCAGC
- a CDS encoding M3 family metallopeptidase: protein MITNPLLAPVSDLVDYASVTPAHIVPAVDELLEIARQAVERAASADLPATWEAVVEPLDGATERLWRAWSVAGHLNAVVNTPELREAYNAALPKVTEFSTWVGLHEGLYRQYQRLHDAPGFAAWSPVRRRVVELALRDFRLSGVELQGEARERYAQNSEREAQVSQKFSENVLDAVDAWALYIEDEARLAGLPADVLDAARQAAEADGKPGWKLTLKMPCYLPVMQYARDRELRATLYRAYGTVASEQGAAELDNSPLIEELLALRAEEASLLGYDHFAALRLQTRMARSADEVTTFLRDLAARARPFAQRDLAELRAYAAGELGMDDLQPWDVPFASERLRESRYAYSEDEIKQYFTEPRVLSGLFQVIEKLFDVRLREVPVSAWHADVRGVQVETTAGALVGHLYLDMYARSGKQSGAWVDSERTRRLAGGRLQTPVAYLTCNFARPNGGKPALLTHDDVITLFHETGHALHALLSEVDEPGASAFSSVEWDAIELPSQFMENFCWEWSVVQQLSAHVDSGEPLPRDLYDRLLAARNFQSGMQTVRQIEFALFDMLLHAHAQATPIGSVLDLLQQVRREVAVLHPPAWHRLPHSFSHLFAGGYGAGYYSYKWAEVLSADAYAAFEEAANRGAGTLDAATGARFRREILAVGGARPAADSFRAFRGREPSIDALLRHSGMAAEAVAAA, encoded by the coding sequence ATGATTACCAATCCCCTGCTCGCTCCCGTTTCCGACCTGGTCGACTATGCCAGCGTCACGCCCGCGCACATCGTGCCGGCGGTCGACGAGCTGCTGGAGATCGCACGACAGGCCGTCGAACGGGCTGCCTCGGCAGACCTGCCCGCCACATGGGAAGCGGTGGTCGAGCCGCTGGACGGCGCCACGGAGCGGCTGTGGCGCGCCTGGTCGGTAGCCGGGCACCTGAATGCCGTGGTCAACACGCCCGAACTGCGCGAGGCCTACAACGCCGCGCTGCCGAAGGTCACCGAGTTCTCGACCTGGGTGGGCCTGCATGAAGGGCTGTACCGGCAGTACCAGCGCCTGCACGACGCGCCTGGCTTCGCGGCCTGGTCCCCGGTGCGCCGGCGTGTGGTCGAGCTGGCGCTGCGCGACTTCCGCCTGAGCGGCGTCGAGCTGCAGGGCGAGGCGCGCGAGCGTTATGCGCAGAATTCCGAGCGCGAGGCGCAGGTGTCGCAGAAGTTCTCCGAGAACGTGCTGGACGCGGTGGACGCCTGGGCGCTGTACATCGAGGACGAGGCGCGCCTGGCCGGCCTGCCGGCCGACGTGCTCGACGCCGCGCGCCAGGCGGCCGAGGCCGACGGCAAGCCCGGCTGGAAGCTGACGCTGAAAATGCCGTGCTATCTGCCGGTGATGCAGTATGCGCGCGACCGCGAACTGCGGGCGACGCTGTACCGCGCCTATGGCACGGTGGCTTCGGAACAGGGCGCCGCCGAACTGGACAATTCGCCCCTCATCGAGGAACTGCTGGCCCTGCGCGCCGAAGAGGCGTCGCTGCTGGGCTACGATCATTTCGCGGCGCTGCGGCTGCAGACCCGCATGGCGCGCAGCGCCGACGAGGTCACCACGTTCCTGCGCGACCTCGCTGCCCGCGCCCGCCCCTTTGCCCAGCGCGACCTGGCCGAACTGCGCGCGTATGCCGCCGGCGAGCTGGGCATGGACGACCTGCAGCCCTGGGACGTGCCGTTTGCCTCCGAGCGGCTGCGCGAGTCGCGCTATGCCTACTCCGAGGACGAAATCAAGCAGTACTTCACCGAGCCGCGCGTGCTGTCGGGGCTGTTCCAGGTGATCGAGAAACTGTTCGACGTACGCCTGCGCGAGGTGCCGGTATCGGCCTGGCATGCCGACGTGCGGGGCGTGCAGGTCGAGACGACCGCCGGCGCCCTGGTGGGCCACCTGTACCTGGACATGTACGCCCGCTCGGGCAAGCAGAGCGGCGCCTGGGTGGACAGCGAGCGTACGCGCCGCCTGGCCGGCGGCCGGCTGCAGACGCCGGTGGCCTATCTGACCTGCAACTTCGCGCGCCCCAACGGCGGCAAGCCGGCGCTGCTGACGCACGATGACGTCATCACCCTCTTCCACGAAACCGGCCACGCCCTGCATGCGTTGCTGTCCGAGGTGGACGAGCCGGGCGCCTCCGCGTTCTCCAGCGTCGAATGGGACGCCATCGAGCTGCCCTCGCAGTTCATGGAGAACTTCTGCTGGGAATGGTCGGTGGTGCAGCAACTGTCGGCGCACGTCGACAGCGGCGAACCCCTGCCCCGCGACCTGTACGACCGCCTGCTGGCGGCCCGCAATTTCCAGAGCGGCATGCAGACAGTGCGCCAGATCGAGTTCGCGCTGTTCGACATGCTGCTGCATGCCCATGCGCAGGCCACGCCCATCGGCAGCGTGCTGGACCTGCTGCAGCAGGTGCGCCGCGAGGTGGCGGTGCTGCATCCGCCGGCGTGGCATCGCCTGCCGCACAGCTTCTCGCACCTGTTCGCGGGCGGCTACGGGGCTGGCTACTACAGCTACAAGTGGGCCGAGGTGCTGTCGGCCGACGCCTACGCGGCCTTCGAGGAAGCGGCGAACCGCGGCGCCGGCACGCTGGACGCCGCCACGGGCGCGCGGTTCCGCCGCGAGATCCTGGCGGTGGGCGGCGCGCGCCCCGCGGCGGACTCGTTCCGCGCCTTCCGCGGCCGCGAGCCCAGCATCGACGCGCTGCTGCGCCACAGCGGCATGGCGGCCGAGGCGGTCGCGGCGGCCTGA
- a CDS encoding PAS domain-containing sensor histidine kinase yields the protein MSSAKPNISVSFHDHARLRRRGLYWLTPVVVLILYMCVMGVFFWLQRIHDDSVMFVTIDQELRQQRLIWVVLALSCVIIISLLMLWRYTGFRSEAEAALIAETGFRRAMENSMSTGMRVLDMEGRIAYVNPAFCRMIGWNEADLIGRSPPFPYWVPGRHEQHQHTLDVLLSGKTPSSGLEVEAQRRDGSRFTARMYVSPLLDPNGNQIGWMTSMTDITESKRIREALTAAHERFMTVLEGLDDAISVTADTHDGLELLFANRTYRRVFGAQTGGHDELLAGRRGRFTDESVEVFSPSVQRWFEVHHRMLAWTDGRRVRMQVARDITERRDHEEASRVQQEKIQLTSRLTTMGEMASSLAHELNQPLTAIANYSMGAVALVKAGHTSPNMLLPALEKAASQAERAGKIISRIREFVKRSEPRRQRVAIRSIVDNAIGFAEIDARKRRIRIDSFVPSNAPEVLADPILIEQVLLNLLKNGLEAMEKSDSDELKVAVIVHEQHIEVAVVDRGHGLAEPERLFEPFFSTKSQGLGMGLNICRTIIESHHGRLWADPNPAGGTIFRFTLPCAAPQTQTVNEQSEELPA from the coding sequence ATGTCCAGCGCCAAACCCAATATATCGGTGTCGTTCCACGACCATGCCCGCCTGCGGCGGCGTGGGCTGTACTGGTTGACGCCCGTCGTCGTGCTCATTCTGTACATGTGCGTGATGGGCGTGTTCTTCTGGCTGCAGCGCATCCACGACGACAGCGTGATGTTCGTCACCATCGACCAGGAGCTGCGCCAGCAGCGCCTGATCTGGGTAGTGCTTGCGCTGTCGTGCGTCATCATCATCAGCCTGCTGATGCTGTGGCGCTATACCGGCTTCCGTTCCGAGGCCGAGGCGGCCCTGATCGCCGAGACGGGCTTTCGCCGCGCCATGGAAAACTCCATGTCCACCGGCATGCGCGTGCTCGACATGGAAGGCCGCATCGCCTATGTGAACCCGGCCTTCTGCCGCATGATCGGCTGGAACGAGGCAGACCTGATCGGCCGCAGCCCGCCCTTTCCGTACTGGGTGCCCGGACGCCACGAGCAGCACCAGCATACTCTCGACGTCCTGCTGTCGGGCAAGACGCCCAGCAGCGGGCTCGAGGTCGAGGCGCAGCGCCGCGACGGCTCGCGCTTCACCGCGCGCATGTACGTGTCGCCCCTGCTCGATCCCAATGGCAACCAGATCGGCTGGATGACCTCCATGACCGACATCACCGAGTCCAAGCGCATCCGCGAAGCGCTGACCGCCGCGCACGAGCGGTTCATGACGGTGCTGGAAGGCCTGGACGACGCCATCTCGGTCACGGCCGACACGCACGACGGACTGGAACTGCTGTTCGCCAACCGCACCTACCGGCGGGTGTTCGGCGCGCAGACCGGCGGGCACGACGAGTTGCTGGCGGGCCGGCGCGGCCGCTTCACCGACGAATCGGTCGAGGTGTTCTCGCCCTCGGTGCAGCGCTGGTTCGAAGTGCACCACCGCATGCTGGCCTGGACGGATGGCCGGCGCGTGCGCATGCAGGTGGCGCGCGACATCACCGAGCGGCGCGACCACGAAGAAGCGTCGCGCGTGCAGCAGGAGAAGATCCAGCTGACCAGCCGCCTCACCACCATGGGCGAGATGGCGTCTTCGCTGGCGCACGAGCTGAACCAGCCGCTCACGGCCATCGCCAACTACAGCATGGGCGCGGTGGCGCTGGTCAAGGCGGGCCACACCAGTCCCAACATGCTGCTGCCGGCGCTTGAAAAAGCGGCCTCGCAGGCCGAGCGCGCCGGCAAGATCATCAGCCGCATCCGCGAATTCGTGAAGCGCAGCGAGCCGCGCCGCCAGCGCGTGGCCATCCGCAGCATCGTCGACAACGCCATCGGCTTCGCCGAGATCGACGCCCGCAAGCGCCGCATCCGCATCGACAGCTTCGTGCCTTCCAACGCGCCCGAGGTGCTGGCCGACCCCATCCTCATCGAGCAGGTGCTGCTGAACCTGCTGAAGAACGGGCTGGAGGCCATGGAAAAGAGCGACTCCGACGAACTCAAGGTGGCGGTGATCGTGCACGAACAGCACATCGAGGTGGCCGTGGTGGACCGCGGCCACGGCCTGGCCGAGCCCGAACGCCTGTTCGAACCCTTCTTCAGCACTAAGTCCCAAGGCCTGGGGATGGGGCTGAACATATGCCGTACCATTATCGAATCGCACCACGGTCGCCTGTGGGCCGACCCGAATCCGGCCGGGGGGACCATCTTCCGGTTTACCTTGCCCTGTGCTGCGCCACAAACGCAAACAGTCAATGAACAGTCCGAGGAGTTGCCCGCATGA
- the folD gene encoding bifunctional methylenetetrahydrofolate dehydrogenase/methenyltetrahydrofolate cyclohydrolase FolD, translated as MTARIIDGNALSARIRDEVAQRARNLSERGMRPGLAVVLVGEDPASQVYVRNKVAACEKAGLHSVKEQYPADMTEAELLARIDALNRDPSIHGILVQLPLPAHMSSHKVIEAIASEKDVDGFHISNAGLLMTGQPLFRPCTPYGVMKMLESEGVALRGAEAVVVGASNIVGKPMAMLLLQAGATVTLCNSKTRDLAAHTRRADVLVVATGRAGMVTGDMIKPGAVVIDVGINRGEDGKLRGDVDFASASQVAGAITPVPGGVGPMTIAMLLVNTLEAAERAAGQRG; from the coding sequence ATGACCGCACGCATCATTGATGGCAATGCCCTTTCCGCACGCATCCGCGACGAAGTCGCGCAACGCGCCCGCAACCTGAGCGAGCGCGGCATGCGCCCCGGGCTGGCGGTCGTGCTGGTAGGCGAAGACCCCGCATCGCAGGTCTACGTGCGCAACAAGGTGGCGGCCTGCGAAAAGGCCGGCCTGCATTCCGTCAAAGAGCAGTACCCGGCCGACATGACCGAGGCCGAGCTGCTGGCGCGCATCGACGCGCTGAACCGCGACCCCTCCATCCATGGCATCCTGGTGCAGCTGCCGCTGCCCGCGCACATGAGCTCGCACAAGGTCATCGAGGCCATTGCGTCCGAGAAGGACGTGGACGGCTTTCACATCAGCAACGCGGGCCTGCTCATGACGGGCCAGCCGCTGTTCCGCCCCTGCACGCCGTACGGCGTGATGAAGATGCTCGAATCCGAAGGCGTGGCGCTGCGCGGCGCCGAAGCCGTGGTGGTCGGCGCCAGCAACATCGTCGGCAAGCCGATGGCCATGCTGCTGCTGCAGGCCGGCGCCACGGTCACGCTGTGCAACTCCAAGACCCGCGACCTGGCCGCGCACACGCGCCGCGCCGACGTGCTCGTGGTGGCCACGGGCCGTGCCGGCATGGTGACGGGCGACATGATCAAGCCGGGCGCGGTGGTGATCGACGTGGGCATCAACCGCGGCGAGGACGGCAAGCTGCGCGGCGACGTGGACTTCGCTTCTGCCAGCCAAGTGGCGGGCGCCATCACCCCGGTACCGGGCGGCGTGGGCCCCATGACCATCGCCATGCTGCTGGTCAACACCCTGGAAGCCGCGGAACGCGCGGCCGGCCAGCGCGGCTGA